In a single window of the Myxococcota bacterium genome:
- a CDS encoding gamma-glutamylcyclotransferase family protein produces MQDLYFAYGSNMSTARLRARIASARPVGAARLAGHALVCNKRGKDGSGKANLVPHAARDAWGVVFELARADWPALDRFEWGYARSACVVHARDGTALEAHVYLALAPGPGPLAPFDWYRDHCLAGALEHALPQEVVGEIRGWRVVAGDGPA; encoded by the coding sequence ATGCAGGATCTCTACTTCGCCTACGGATCGAACATGAGCACCGCGCGGCTGCGCGCGCGCATCGCGAGCGCGCGCCCCGTCGGCGCGGCGCGCCTCGCGGGCCACGCGCTCGTCTGCAACAAACGCGGGAAGGACGGCAGCGGCAAGGCCAACCTCGTCCCGCACGCCGCGCGCGACGCGTGGGGCGTCGTGTTCGAGCTCGCACGCGCCGACTGGCCCGCGCTCGACCGCTTCGAATGGGGCTACGCGCGGAGCGCGTGCGTCGTGCACGCGCGCGACGGCACCGCGCTCGAAGCGCACGTCTATCTCGCGCTCGCGCCCGGCCCGGGCCCGCTCGCGCCCTTCGACTGGTACCGCGACCACTGCCTCGCCGGCGCGCTCGAGCACGCGCTCCCGCAGGAGGTGGTGGGCGAGATCCGCGGCTGGCGCGTGGTCGCCGGGGACGGCCCGGCCTAA
- a CDS encoding DUF3604 domain-containing protein, which produces MPLAPRVRFLSPALLAATFAALVSAPGAASADAVERPYAVTEQREACADYQPLRKPLFGDTHVHTAFSFDASTQDTRNTPRDAYRFAKGERVGLQPYDAKGQALRSAQLERPLDFTVVTDHAEMLGEVRTCNDPSAPGYDSDLCWLYQNMRPVLTAPLAVRGMVLKQRWNFCPAATADAELCHGNTRSAWNDIRAAAEEAYDRSAECRFTSFVGYEWTATATSQNLHRNVVFRNDRVTDLPSNWIEDASAWQHWQDLRRECLDAGTGCDALTIPHNSNLGGDGLMFMTAKLTSLADANGEVTREEAVLRQRMEPVIEIMQHKGDSECLLAGDTVDEACGFEKLPYDSFAGAQISRAPVMTNTGLLSDIGKPKRSAMVREALKKGLALEKELGVNPLKYGIIASTDTHLGTPGLVDERNAKGHGGAGLAAGAGLAPGLPDNLENNPGGLAVVWAEENARDSIFAALTRRETYGTSGPRHVVRFFGGWDYPDDLCAAPDFAARGYAGGVPMGGDLPEPGAAGGAPVFAVSALADPGTPASPGTPLQRVQIVKGWVDAKGATHEKVYDVAGGDNGASVDTSTCATSGDGAANLCAVWRDPAFDAKQGAFYYARVLENPTCRWSQQRCVAGGVDCSRPETITRGFEPCCAADHRKTVQERAWTSPIWYAP; this is translated from the coding sequence ATGCCGCTCGCGCCCCGCGTCCGCTTCCTCTCGCCCGCGCTCCTCGCGGCGACGTTCGCCGCGCTCGTCTCCGCTCCGGGAGCCGCGTCGGCCGATGCCGTCGAGCGCCCCTACGCCGTCACGGAGCAGCGCGAGGCGTGCGCCGACTACCAGCCGCTGCGCAAGCCGCTCTTCGGCGACACCCACGTGCACACCGCGTTCTCGTTCGACGCGTCGACCCAGGACACGCGCAACACGCCGCGCGACGCGTACCGCTTCGCGAAGGGCGAGCGCGTCGGGCTCCAGCCGTACGACGCGAAGGGCCAGGCGCTGCGCAGCGCGCAGCTCGAGCGCCCGCTCGACTTCACGGTCGTCACGGACCACGCCGAGATGCTGGGCGAGGTGCGCACGTGCAACGACCCGAGCGCGCCCGGCTACGACAGCGACCTGTGCTGGCTCTACCAGAACATGCGCCCCGTGCTCACGGCGCCGCTCGCGGTGCGCGGCATGGTGCTCAAGCAGCGCTGGAACTTCTGCCCCGCGGCGACCGCGGACGCCGAGCTCTGCCACGGCAACACGCGCAGCGCGTGGAACGACATCCGCGCCGCCGCCGAGGAGGCGTACGACCGCAGCGCCGAGTGCCGCTTCACGAGCTTCGTCGGCTACGAGTGGACGGCCACGGCGACGTCGCAGAACCTGCACCGCAACGTCGTCTTCCGGAACGACCGCGTGACGGACCTGCCGTCGAACTGGATCGAGGACGCCTCCGCCTGGCAGCACTGGCAGGATCTGCGGCGCGAGTGCCTCGACGCCGGCACCGGCTGCGACGCGCTCACCATCCCGCACAACTCGAACCTCGGCGGCGACGGCCTCATGTTCATGACGGCGAAGCTCACGTCGCTCGCCGACGCGAACGGCGAGGTGACGCGCGAGGAGGCCGTGCTGCGCCAGCGCATGGAGCCCGTCATCGAGATCATGCAGCACAAGGGCGACTCGGAGTGCCTGCTCGCGGGCGACACGGTCGACGAGGCGTGCGGCTTCGAGAAGCTCCCCTACGACAGCTTCGCGGGCGCGCAGATCTCGCGCGCGCCGGTCATGACGAACACCGGGCTGCTGAGCGACATCGGCAAGCCGAAGCGCAGCGCGATGGTGCGCGAGGCGCTCAAGAAAGGGCTCGCGCTCGAGAAGGAGCTCGGCGTGAACCCGCTCAAGTACGGGATCATCGCGAGCACGGACACGCACCTCGGCACGCCCGGACTCGTCGACGAGCGCAACGCGAAGGGCCACGGCGGCGCGGGCCTCGCGGCCGGTGCGGGCCTCGCGCCCGGCCTGCCCGACAACCTCGAGAACAACCCGGGCGGGCTCGCCGTCGTGTGGGCCGAGGAGAACGCGCGCGACTCGATCTTCGCGGCACTCACGCGACGCGAGACGTACGGCACGAGCGGCCCGCGCCACGTCGTGCGCTTCTTCGGCGGCTGGGACTACCCCGACGACCTGTGCGCGGCGCCCGACTTCGCGGCGCGAGGCTATGCGGGCGGCGTGCCCATGGGCGGCGACCTCCCGGAGCCCGGCGCGGCGGGCGGCGCGCCCGTGTTCGCGGTGTCCGCGCTCGCCGACCCGGGCACGCCCGCCTCGCCCGGCACGCCGCTCCAGCGCGTGCAGATCGTGAAGGGCTGGGTCGACGCGAAGGGCGCGACGCACGAGAAGGTCTACGACGTCGCCGGAGGCGACAACGGCGCGAGCGTCGACACCTCGACGTGCGCGACGAGCGGTGACGGCGCCGCGAACCTGTGCGCCGTGTGGCGCGACCCCGCCTTCGACGCGAAGCAGGGCGCCTTCTACTACGCGCGCGTGCTCGAGAACCCGACGTGCCGCTGGAGCCAGCAGCGCTGCGTCGCGGGCGGCGTCGACTGCAGCCGGCCCGAGACGATCACGCGCGGCTTCGAGCCGTGCTGCGCGGCCGACCACCGCAAGACCGTGCAGGAGCGCGCCTGGACGTCGCCGATCTGGTACGCGCCGTAG
- a CDS encoding cytochrome P450 has translation MAETLEYDPFAEIMRHDPFPVYARLRAESPVHYVERLDAWALSRFEDVWSAGQDGEHFDQPGPSFQNIGDEEPPIFQGDDPGRRTIFMMNPPHHTALRKALTRYFSPRAVAELEGDVRAQVRACLAKVLPTGRMDVIADLAGQVSVAVACRLIGLPAEDGAMLSGLVARFFSREPGVEGMSPAAMAAALELNEYLKRTVALRRREGVGARDDILDVYLAQAFDGQPYDDDEMAGHLMTLVVGGTETLPKVFAGGVLQLARHPAQRAHLVAHPDEIRDAFTEILRYEMPTQLLTRKVRRDVELRGQRLREGQGVLLLYRSANRDENEFAEPDRFDVARRPPRILSFGHGGHVCLGQHAARLEARVMYEELLAAVPEYDVPEASVVRAHSEFVDGYLAMPIEFEKRELAG, from the coding sequence ATGGCCGAGACGCTCGAGTACGACCCGTTCGCCGAGATCATGCGCCACGACCCGTTCCCGGTCTACGCGCGGCTGCGCGCCGAGAGCCCCGTGCACTACGTCGAGCGGCTCGACGCGTGGGCGCTGTCGCGCTTCGAGGACGTGTGGAGCGCGGGCCAGGACGGCGAGCACTTCGACCAGCCCGGCCCCTCGTTCCAGAACATCGGCGACGAGGAGCCGCCGATCTTCCAGGGCGACGACCCGGGCCGGCGCACCATCTTCATGATGAACCCGCCGCACCACACGGCGCTGCGCAAGGCGCTGACCCGCTACTTCTCGCCGCGCGCCGTCGCGGAGCTCGAAGGCGACGTGCGCGCGCAGGTGCGCGCGTGCCTGGCGAAGGTGCTGCCGACGGGGCGCATGGACGTCATCGCCGACCTCGCGGGGCAGGTCTCGGTCGCCGTCGCGTGCCGGCTGATCGGCCTCCCGGCCGAGGACGGCGCGATGCTCTCGGGTCTCGTCGCGCGCTTCTTCTCGCGCGAGCCGGGCGTCGAGGGCATGTCGCCCGCGGCGATGGCCGCGGCCCTCGAGCTGAACGAGTACCTGAAGCGCACCGTCGCGCTGCGGCGTCGCGAGGGCGTCGGCGCGCGCGACGACATCCTCGACGTCTACCTCGCGCAGGCCTTCGACGGCCAGCCGTACGACGACGACGAGATGGCCGGCCACCTGATGACGCTCGTCGTCGGCGGCACGGAGACGCTGCCGAAGGTCTTCGCGGGCGGCGTGCTCCAGCTCGCGCGCCACCCCGCGCAGCGCGCGCATCTCGTCGCGCACCCCGACGAGATCCGGGACGCGTTCACCGAGATCCTCCGCTACGAGATGCCGACCCAGCTCCTCACGCGCAAGGTCCGCAGGGACGTCGAGCTGCGCGGCCAGCGCCTGCGCGAAGGGCAGGGCGTGCTGCTCCTCTACCGCTCGGCGAACCGCGACGAGAACGAGTTCGCCGAGCCCGACCGCTTCGACGTCGCGCGCCGCCCGCCGCGCATCCTCTCCTTCGGCCACGGCGGCCACGTCTGCCTCGGCCAGCACGCGGCGCGCCTCGAGGCGCGCGTCATGTACGAGGAGCTGCTCGCCGCCGTGCCCGAGTACGACGTGCCCGAGGCAAGCGTCGTGCGCGCGCACAGCGAGTTCGTCGACGGCTATCTCGCGATGCCGATCGAGTTCGAGAAGCGCGAGCTCGCGGGCTAG
- a CDS encoding pyridoxal phosphate-dependent aminotransferase, whose product MPRFHAGRGFAPAALAMPGAVYSPFAERARAEGRDVVALHVGDTWMEPFEGARMEALRTADYPGLHRYGPTQGLPALVDALVEKVRARNGLACERAGVLVGAGATSVLANVIGAIASPGDEVAILAPFWPLARGIVQAFRATPVEVPFYDRVRDVDEAVATVRARIGPRTVALYVSSPSNPTGRVLPRAWLEALAGLAREHDLWLVSDEVYEELVYEGAHFSVGAVAPERTVSVFSFSKTYGMAGNRVGYAVGPPPLVEQALKIGTHTAYHAPVAGQVAALRALEGGAEWVANARALYRDAGRRAAAALGLPAPEGSTFLFVDVARALDERGMPGFLERCFEDGVLVAPGASAGSDYASWVRLCYTAAPPDRVAWAIERLAARLR is encoded by the coding sequence GTGCCGCGCTTCCACGCGGGCCGCGGCTTCGCGCCGGCCGCGCTCGCCATGCCGGGCGCCGTCTACTCGCCCTTCGCCGAGCGCGCGCGGGCCGAGGGGCGCGACGTCGTCGCGCTCCACGTCGGCGACACGTGGATGGAGCCCTTCGAGGGCGCGCGCATGGAGGCGCTGCGCACGGCCGACTACCCGGGCCTGCACCGCTACGGCCCGACGCAGGGGCTGCCCGCGCTCGTCGACGCGCTCGTCGAGAAGGTGCGCGCGCGCAACGGCCTCGCGTGCGAGCGCGCGGGCGTGCTCGTCGGTGCGGGCGCGACCTCGGTCCTCGCGAACGTGATCGGCGCGATCGCATCGCCGGGCGACGAGGTCGCGATCCTCGCGCCGTTCTGGCCGCTCGCGCGCGGCATCGTGCAGGCCTTCCGCGCGACGCCGGTCGAGGTTCCCTTCTACGACCGCGTGCGCGACGTCGACGAGGCGGTCGCCACGGTGCGCGCGCGCATCGGGCCGCGCACGGTCGCGCTCTACGTGTCGAGCCCGTCGAACCCGACGGGCCGCGTGCTGCCGCGCGCGTGGCTCGAGGCGCTCGCCGGGCTCGCGCGCGAGCACGACCTCTGGCTCGTCTCCGACGAGGTGTACGAGGAGCTCGTCTACGAGGGCGCGCACTTCTCGGTCGGCGCCGTCGCGCCCGAGCGCACGGTGTCGGTGTTCTCGTTCTCGAAGACGTACGGGATGGCGGGCAACCGCGTGGGCTACGCGGTCGGGCCGCCGCCGCTCGTCGAGCAGGCGCTCAAGATCGGGACGCACACCGCCTATCACGCGCCCGTCGCCGGGCAGGTCGCCGCGCTGCGCGCGCTCGAGGGCGGCGCGGAGTGGGTGGCGAACGCGCGCGCCCTCTACCGCGACGCCGGCCGGCGCGCGGCCGCCGCGCTCGGGCTGCCCGCGCCCGAGGGCTCGACCTTCCTGTTCGTGGACGTCGCACGCGCGCTCGACGAGCGCGGCATGCCGGGCTTCCTCGAGCGCTGCTTCGAGGACGGCGTCCTCGTCGCGCCGGGCGCCTCGGCGGGCTCCGACTACGCGAGCTGGGTCCGCCTCTGCTACACGGCCGCGCCGCCCGATCGCGTGGCCTGGGCCATCGAGCGCCTCGCGGCGCGGCTTCGTTAG